A genomic window from Micromonospora violae includes:
- a CDS encoding DUF4386 domain-containing protein, which produces MHASTRTARTAGLFYLGNAITGVLGFLIVRPQIFAADDANATLANLVAHESLARAGVALELGMVVTQTLAAVWFYRLFRTVDRSAASGIAAFGLVNTIVGLVSAALLATTVAVSVDPVGDAAANVQVLYLVSDSLWGVGALFFGLWLVPMGWCVLRSGWMPRVLGWILVGGGVGYVLSAFIRYLAPDAQVVAEALAYPASVGEFWMIGYLLIRGVRRQALDEAPPTVHPPTPVAS; this is translated from the coding sequence ATGCACGCGTCGACACGTACCGCCCGCACGGCCGGGCTGTTCTACCTCGGTAATGCCATCACCGGCGTACTCGGGTTCCTTATTGTCCGCCCGCAGATCTTCGCAGCCGACGACGCCAATGCGACGCTGGCCAACCTGGTTGCGCACGAGTCGCTCGCCCGCGCTGGCGTTGCCTTGGAACTGGGCATGGTCGTCACCCAGACCCTCGCCGCCGTCTGGTTCTATCGCCTGTTCCGCACCGTGGACCGCTCCGCCGCGAGCGGGATCGCCGCATTCGGTCTGGTCAACACGATCGTGGGCCTCGTGAGCGCGGCACTGTTGGCCACGACGGTCGCGGTATCGGTCGACCCGGTCGGCGACGCGGCGGCCAACGTCCAGGTTCTGTACCTGGTCAGCGACAGCCTGTGGGGCGTGGGAGCACTGTTCTTCGGCCTGTGGCTCGTCCCCATGGGCTGGTGCGTACTGCGATCGGGTTGGATGCCCCGCGTGCTGGGCTGGATCCTCGTCGGTGGCGGTGTCGGGTACGTGCTCAGCGCGTTCATCAGATACCTCGCCCCTGACGCACAAGTAGTCGCCGAGGCCCTGGCGTATCCCGCCTCCGTCGGCGAGTTCTGGATGATCGGCTACCTGCTCATCCGCGGCGTGCGCCGGCAGGCACTGGACGAAGCGCCGCCAACCGTTCACCCGCCGACGCCGGTGGCGAGCTGA
- a CDS encoding PLP-dependent aminotransferase family protein, producing the protein MRTNSSTAQDLLIAVDRSAAEPLHRQIAASIRGGIRAGRLRLGTSLPPTRTIAADLGVSRGVVVEAYQQLVAEGYLTSRAGGYTQVAVDPAPTPVDRPAGDRLAARIDFGYGRTDVSSFPRAAWLRSIRAVLTTAPNDHFAYLDGRGVPELHAALADYLNRVRGTSARPENVVICNGYGQGVALLIQVLAARGARRLAVEDPSPDDDARPVAAAAGLDVIGVPVGPDGILVEALEQSDADAVVLTPSHQWPTGGVLSAPARARVIDWAQRRGAVVIEDDYDAEYRYDRSPIGAMQGLAPDTVVYCGTASKTLAPGLRLGWLLAPAHLVDDITAAKVLADRGSPVIDQLTFADFLTRGEFDRHLRRMRPVYRRRRDALLAALRTRLPDLEPVGVAAGQHVVTWLPPGLDEAAVVAAAAHRGLAVQGVARYRLSPAGPGGLIFGYATLPERAITEGVDVLADAVAEVRAHIVN; encoded by the coding sequence ATGAGGACCAATTCGAGTACGGCGCAGGACCTGCTCATTGCTGTCGACCGGTCCGCGGCCGAACCGCTGCACCGGCAGATCGCCGCCTCGATCCGGGGCGGCATCCGGGCCGGCCGGTTGCGTCTCGGGACGTCCCTGCCACCCACCCGCACCATCGCAGCCGATCTCGGCGTCTCACGCGGCGTCGTGGTCGAGGCGTACCAGCAACTCGTCGCCGAGGGCTACCTCACCAGTAGGGCGGGCGGCTACACCCAGGTTGCGGTCGACCCGGCTCCGACGCCCGTGGATCGCCCCGCCGGCGATCGGCTGGCAGCCCGGATCGACTTCGGGTACGGCCGCACCGACGTGTCGTCGTTCCCCCGGGCGGCCTGGCTGCGGTCGATCCGCGCGGTCCTCACCACCGCGCCGAACGACCACTTCGCCTACCTCGACGGGCGGGGCGTGCCCGAACTGCACGCGGCTCTGGCCGACTACCTCAACCGCGTCCGCGGCACGTCGGCCCGCCCGGAGAACGTCGTGATCTGCAACGGCTACGGGCAGGGGGTCGCGCTGCTGATCCAGGTGCTCGCGGCGCGCGGCGCCCGCCGGCTGGCCGTCGAGGACCCGTCCCCGGACGACGACGCCCGCCCCGTCGCGGCCGCCGCCGGCCTGGACGTGATCGGCGTCCCGGTCGGGCCCGACGGCATTCTCGTCGAGGCACTCGAACAGAGCGATGCGGACGCAGTCGTGTTGACGCCCTCGCACCAGTGGCCCACCGGCGGGGTCCTGTCGGCCCCCGCGCGGGCCCGAGTGATCGACTGGGCCCAGCGCCGGGGCGCCGTGGTGATCGAGGACGACTACGACGCGGAGTACCGCTACGACCGTTCGCCCATCGGCGCCATGCAGGGGTTGGCACCCGACACCGTCGTGTACTGCGGCACCGCGAGCAAGACCCTGGCGCCAGGGCTGCGCCTCGGCTGGCTGCTGGCACCGGCGCACCTGGTCGACGACATCACCGCGGCCAAGGTACTGGCCGACCGTGGCTCTCCCGTCATCGACCAACTGACCTTCGCCGACTTCCTCACCCGCGGCGAGTTCGACAGGCACCTGCGGCGCATGCGCCCGGTCTACCGCCGCCGCCGCGACGCACTGCTGGCCGCCCTGCGTACCCGGTTGCCCGACCTGGAACCGGTCGGTGTCGCAGCGGGCCAACACGTCGTCACCTGGCTGCCGCCCGGCCTCGACGAGGCCGCGGTCGTGGCCGCGGCCGCCCACCGCGGGCTGGCCGTGCAGGGCGTCGCCCGGTACCGACTCAGCCCCGCCGGACCTGGCGGGTTGATCTTCGGTTACGCCACCCTTCCCGAACGCGCCATCACCGAAGGAGTGGACGTCCTCGCCGACGCGGTCGCGGAGGTTCGGGCGCACATCGTCAATTGA